A window from Synechococcus sp. RSCCF101 encodes these proteins:
- a CDS encoding tellurite resistance TerB family protein — protein MAVSCPSRVLIGSVRYPGQGAVSAMTAPEVFTVGLDSLTAFAAIALTAVSWDGVLSQAGSRALRHELDYREPFASMKDGEMVALMDELLERMRRLGVHELMVEAAQALSPEQRRTAYAVAAEIMRSDGPLVEEERCMLGTLATTLSMEPGDAQRISSVMDVLHGSVVDCAMTV, from the coding sequence ATGGCCGTCTCCTGTCCATCGAGAGTGCTGATCGGTAGCGTCCGCTACCCCGGCCAGGGTGCTGTTTCGGCCATGACCGCTCCAGAGGTGTTCACCGTCGGTTTGGACTCCCTGACCGCTTTCGCCGCCATCGCTCTTACCGCCGTCTCCTGGGATGGTGTGCTCTCCCAGGCGGGCTCCAGGGCGCTGCGCCATGAGCTCGACTACCGCGAACCCTTCGCCTCGATGAAGGACGGTGAGATGGTGGCTCTGATGGATGAGCTGCTCGAACGGATGCGGCGGCTCGGCGTCCACGAGCTGATGGTGGAGGCCGCCCAGGCGCTCAGCCCGGAGCAGCGGCGCACCGCGTACGCCGTGGCGGCCGAGATCATGCGCTCCGACGGTCCGCTGGTGGAGGAGGAGCGCTGCATGCTCGGAACGCTCGCCACCACCCTTTCGATGGAGCCGGGCGATGCCCAGCGGATCAGCTCGGTGATGGATGTGCTGCATGGCAGCGTCGTTGACTGCGCCATGACCGTCTAA
- a CDS encoding P-II family nitrogen regulator, which produces MKLVTAFIRPTTVDQLKDKLVEKGIVGMTVSDVKGFGKQLGQTEVYRGAEYKVDFVKKAKVEMIVADELVETAIETIVALAQTGNIGDGKILVTPLDTVVRIRTGERDAAVV; this is translated from the coding sequence ATGAAGCTGGTCACGGCTTTCATCCGGCCCACCACGGTGGATCAACTCAAGGACAAACTTGTCGAGAAGGGCATCGTCGGCATGACCGTCTCCGACGTGAAGGGATTCGGCAAGCAGCTCGGTCAGACCGAGGTGTACCGGGGTGCCGAATACAAGGTGGACTTCGTCAAGAAGGCCAAGGTGGAGATGATCGTGGCCGACGAGCTGGTCGAGACCGCCATCGAGACCATCGTGGCCCTGGCCCAGACCGGCAACATCGGCGATGGCAAGATCCTGGTCACCCCGCTCGACACCGTCGTACGCATCCGCACCGGCGAGCGCGACGCAGCCGTCGTCTGA
- a CDS encoding transglycosylase SLT domain-containing protein, producing MPVSRRRHAVRLLLVLALALSALVLARAGREPSSAPALAGDDPPLRENSPQADPLLLPTAPGLPRTADGRHHPLVPAEPVATAALLAWVEEALRDPGTPDQQLPRLGHQQQVIYRVLSRDEPRSRRVLALLPDRWRPVAERHLAARREFLAMHRRSRPPERLPAWRIRAPEPPEQLLAHYRKAEAATGIAWEVLAAVNLVETAMGRIDGVSVANAQGPMQFLPTTWAEAGIGRGDIRDPHDAIQAAARYLVRRGGLEDIRRGLWGYNNSDRYGRAVLHYAALMEEDERAFTGLYHWEVHFASARGDLWLPVGTVHRAPVTVEAFLQRQPAGAPPELYAAFPVSAADAEGSDQSR from the coding sequence GTGCCTGTCTCCCGCCGCCGTCATGCCGTGCGCCTGCTGCTGGTTCTGGCGCTGGCGCTCTCCGCCCTGGTGCTAGCCCGCGCGGGCCGCGAGCCCTCGTCCGCGCCGGCCCTGGCCGGAGACGATCCCCCGCTGCGTGAGAACTCACCCCAGGCGGACCCGCTGCTCCTCCCCACGGCCCCCGGCCTGCCCCGCACAGCCGATGGCCGCCACCATCCGCTGGTGCCGGCGGAACCCGTTGCCACCGCAGCCCTGCTGGCCTGGGTGGAGGAGGCCCTGAGGGACCCGGGCACCCCGGATCAGCAGCTTCCGCGCCTCGGCCATCAGCAGCAGGTGATCTACCGGGTGCTCTCGCGGGATGAGCCGCGCAGCCGCCGCGTGCTGGCCCTGCTGCCCGATCGCTGGCGCCCGGTCGCCGAACGGCATCTGGCCGCCCGGCGGGAGTTTCTGGCCATGCACAGGCGCAGCCGCCCGCCGGAGCGGCTGCCGGCCTGGCGCATCCGCGCCCCCGAGCCGCCGGAGCAGCTCCTGGCGCACTACCGCAAGGCGGAGGCCGCCACCGGCATCGCCTGGGAGGTGCTGGCGGCGGTGAATCTGGTGGAGACCGCCATGGGGCGGATCGATGGCGTCTCGGTGGCCAACGCGCAGGGGCCGATGCAGTTCCTGCCCACCACCTGGGCCGAAGCCGGCATCGGCCGCGGCGACATCCGCGACCCCCACGATGCGATTCAGGCCGCGGCCCGTTATCTCGTGCGTCGCGGCGGTCTGGAGGACATCCGCCGAGGGCTCTGGGGATACAACAACAGTGACCGCTACGGCCGCGCCGTCCTGCACTACGCCGCGCTGATGGAGGAGGACGAACGGGCCTTCACCGGCCTGTACCACTGGGAGGTGCACTTCGCCTCCGCCCGGGGCGATCTCTGGCTGCCGGTGGGCACCGTCCACCGCGCCCCGGTGACGGTGGAGGCCTTCCTGCAGCGCCAGCCCGCCGGGGCTCCGCCCGAGCTTTACGCTGCTTTTCCCGTTTCCGCCGCTGATGCCGAAGGATCCGATCAGTCGCGCTGA
- a CDS encoding MBL fold metallo-hydrolase — translation MNLRDAAGGADLLFRQLFDAASGTYTHLLADVDTGEAVLIDPVDERHQRDLGLIDELGLRLLICLDTHAHADHVTGSWLMHQATGCGIGLAAAAGAANVTRSLRHGDRVVFGPRWLEVRATPGHTDGCLTFVLDDRSMAFTGDALLIRGCGRCDFQQGDPRRLFASIHEQIFSLPPHCRLYPAHDYQGRTVTSVAEEITLNARLGHQASEEAFIEAMQQLQLPPPGRIAEALPANLRSGRPRPEHGPPAVPLP, via the coding sequence GTGAACCTGCGGGACGCCGCCGGTGGTGCCGATCTGCTGTTCCGGCAATTGTTCGATGCCGCCAGTGGCACCTACACCCATCTGCTGGCCGATGTGGACACTGGCGAGGCGGTGCTGATCGATCCGGTGGACGAGCGGCACCAGCGTGATCTCGGCCTGATCGACGAGCTGGGGCTCAGGTTGCTGATCTGCCTCGACACCCACGCCCACGCCGATCACGTGACCGGCAGCTGGCTGATGCACCAGGCCACCGGCTGCGGCATCGGCCTGGCGGCGGCTGCGGGAGCCGCGAACGTGACCCGGAGCCTTCGGCACGGCGATCGTGTGGTCTTCGGTCCCCGCTGGCTGGAGGTGCGGGCCACCCCGGGCCACACGGACGGCTGCCTGACCTTCGTGCTGGACGACCGGAGCATGGCTTTCACCGGCGATGCCCTGCTGATCCGGGGCTGCGGCCGCTGCGACTTCCAGCAGGGAGACCCCCGCCGGCTGTTCGCCTCGATCCACGAGCAGATCTTCTCCCTGCCTCCTCACTGCCGGCTCTACCCCGCCCACGACTACCAGGGCCGAACGGTCACCAGCGTGGCCGAGGAGATCACCCTCAATGCCCGCCTGGGTCATCAGGCGAGTGAGGAGGCCTTCATCGAGGCCATGCAGCAGCTGCAGCTCCCCCCGCCCGGCCGCATCGCGGAAGCCCTGCCGGCCAACCTCCGTTCCGGCCGGCCCCGCCCGGAGCACGGCCCACCGGCCGTTCCGCTCCCCTAA
- a CDS encoding rhodanese-like domain-containing protein, giving the protein MSLSTSNANPATSSAAAGPGERSISPAELAERHAAGEVTIVDVREPVEFIAGHIAGSHNRPLGRLTDEALPGGPIVLVCQSGRRSHQGLMALLGRSGNEPATLMQLEGGLEAWIRAGQPLRRRKGAPLPLMRQVQIAAGSLVLAGVLLSQLVAPGWVWLSGFVGAGLIAAGISGFCGMARLLAAMPWNRVAQTRG; this is encoded by the coding sequence ATGTCACTCTCCACCTCGAACGCGAACCCCGCCACCTCCTCTGCAGCAGCCGGGCCGGGCGAGCGGAGCATCAGCCCGGCTGAGCTGGCCGAGCGGCACGCCGCCGGCGAGGTGACGATCGTGGATGTGCGGGAACCGGTGGAGTTCATCGCCGGGCATATCGCCGGCAGCCACAACCGACCCCTGGGCCGCCTGACCGACGAGGCGCTGCCGGGCGGGCCGATCGTGCTGGTCTGCCAGAGCGGCCGCCGCAGCCATCAGGGTCTGATGGCCCTGCTCGGCAGGTCCGGGAACGAGCCCGCCACGTTGATGCAGCTGGAGGGGGGGCTGGAGGCCTGGATCCGGGCCGGGCAGCCCCTGCGCCGGCGGAAGGGAGCGCCCCTGCCCCTGATGCGGCAGGTGCAGATCGCGGCCGGGAGCCTGGTGCTGGCCGGTGTTCTGCTCAGTCAGCTGGTGGCACCCGGCTGGGTCTGGCTCTCGGGTTTCGTGGGCGCCGGGCTGATCGCCGCCGGCATCAGCGGGTTCTGCGGCATGGCCCGCCTGCTGGCCGCCATGCCCTGGAACCGGGTCGCCCAGACGCGGGGATGA
- a CDS encoding cytochrome c oxidase assembly factor Coa1 family protein, which yields MGTLRTVLVLVAGLILAGVALTGGILLLVVHLVQTSGPSRQALEALRENPQAVRQLGEPVRRGWWFTGQVRRNGDAGMARLTLPVEGSRASGRLRIDARREKGSWCFLQLELRAGAGAELDLLPAEAAPACREGLPGSGGPVI from the coding sequence ATGGGAACCCTGCGCACGGTGCTGGTCCTGGTGGCCGGCCTGATCCTGGCCGGGGTTGCGCTGACCGGCGGAATCCTGCTGCTGGTGGTCCATTTGGTGCAGACCAGCGGACCGTCCAGACAGGCCCTGGAGGCCCTGCGCGAGAACCCTCAGGCCGTGCGGCAGCTGGGAGAGCCGGTCCGCAGGGGCTGGTGGTTCACCGGCCAGGTGCGCCGCAACGGCGACGCCGGCATGGCTCGTCTGACTCTGCCGGTGGAGGGAAGCCGGGCCTCCGGCAGGCTGCGGATCGACGCCCGGCGCGAGAAGGGGAGCTGGTGCTTCCTGCAGCTGGAGCTGCGGGCCGGCGCTGGAGCGGAGCTGGACCTGCTGCCGGCCGAAGCGGCTCCGGCCTGCCGGGAGGGGCTCCCCGGCTCGGGCGGACCGGTCATCTGA
- a CDS encoding mechanosensitive ion channel, producing MAYLPPWSPPLAAVELPVQPALLPQTINLISALLILLVGWIVAGLAQRLVRSLLRRTRVDEMITSAVVPTDGKGEPLFRLDRTLAALTFWVILILAVVAALNRLDLTAASEPLNAFLNQIFGFLPQLGAAAVLAAAGWIVASLARTVVLRVTRQFQLDDKLFESDAADATPGLVVSETLANVLYWLVLLFFLPLVLNALNLGSQLQPLLNLVNDFMAALPRIAKAVAIGAVGWFIARTVRLLVSNLLSATGVDKVGQEFGLDPAQPGQSVSALSGTVVFVLILIPAATAALDALEMPAIAGPAVAMLERTLNALPQIFTAAVILGAGVVIGRFIGQLVTRLLSGIGFDRVVQWLGVVEAADAAAAAPAAAENGSAATSRRTPSEIIGVLALGAVVLFAAVAASNVLDLPALTEIISGLLLLFGQILSGLLVFAVGLYLANLAAQLIRSSGTHQAQLLAQIARVAILTFSGAMALQQIGVATTIVTLAFGLTLGSIAVAAAVAFGLGGREVAGEQLRAWLKGTGQS from the coding sequence ATGGCCTACCTGCCGCCCTGGTCTCCACCGCTTGCCGCTGTGGAACTGCCGGTGCAACCCGCCCTTCTGCCCCAGACGATCAATCTCATCTCCGCCCTGCTGATCCTGCTGGTGGGCTGGATCGTGGCCGGGCTGGCCCAGCGCCTGGTGCGCAGCCTGCTGCGGCGCACCCGCGTCGACGAGATGATCACCTCCGCGGTGGTGCCGACCGACGGCAAGGGGGAACCCCTCTTCCGGCTCGACCGCACCCTGGCGGCCCTCACCTTCTGGGTGATCCTGATCCTGGCCGTGGTCGCCGCCCTCAACCGGCTGGACCTCACGGCGGCGTCGGAACCGCTCAACGCGTTCCTCAATCAGATCTTCGGCTTCCTGCCCCAGCTCGGTGCCGCCGCGGTGCTCGCGGCCGCCGGCTGGATCGTGGCCAGCCTGGCGCGCACGGTCGTGCTGCGGGTGACCCGCCAGTTCCAGCTCGACGACAAGCTGTTCGAGTCCGACGCGGCCGACGCCACCCCTGGGCTGGTGGTGAGCGAGACCCTGGCCAACGTTCTCTACTGGCTGGTTCTGCTCTTCTTCCTGCCGCTGGTGCTCAATGCCCTGAATCTCGGCAGCCAGCTGCAGCCCCTGCTCAACCTCGTCAACGACTTCATGGCCGCGCTGCCGCGCATCGCCAAGGCCGTGGCGATCGGCGCGGTGGGCTGGTTCATCGCCCGCACCGTGCGGCTGCTGGTGAGCAACCTGCTCAGCGCCACCGGTGTGGACAAGGTGGGCCAGGAGTTCGGCCTCGATCCCGCCCAGCCCGGCCAGTCGGTCTCGGCGCTCAGCGGCACCGTGGTGTTCGTTCTGATCCTGATCCCGGCCGCCACCGCCGCTCTGGATGCCCTGGAGATGCCCGCCATCGCCGGCCCGGCCGTGGCGATGCTGGAGCGCACCCTCAATGCCCTGCCCCAGATCTTCACCGCCGCTGTGATCCTCGGAGCGGGTGTGGTGATCGGCCGCTTCATCGGCCAGCTGGTCACGCGTCTGCTCAGCGGCATCGGCTTCGATCGCGTGGTGCAGTGGCTCGGTGTCGTCGAGGCTGCCGATGCCGCGGCGGCGGCCCCAGCCGCAGCGGAGAACGGTTCTGCCGCCACCAGCCGCCGGACCCCCTCGGAGATCATCGGGGTGCTGGCCCTCGGTGCGGTGGTGCTCTTCGCCGCGGTCGCCGCGTCGAACGTGCTGGATCTGCCGGCGCTGACGGAGATCATCAGCGGCCTTCTGCTGCTGTTCGGCCAGATCCTCTCCGGTCTGCTGGTGTTTGCGGTGGGCCTCTATCTGGCCAACCTCGCCGCCCAGCTGATCCGGAGCTCCGGCACCCATCAGGCCCAGCTGCTGGCCCAGATCGCCCGCGTGGCCATCCTGACCTTCAGCGGCGCGATGGCGCTGCAGCAGATCGGTGTGGCTACCACCATCGTCACCCTCGCCTTCGGGCTCACCCTGGGTTCGATCGCCGTGGCTGCGGCGGTGGCCTTCGGTCTCGGCGGCCGCGAGGTGGCCGGCGAGCAGCTGCGGGCCTGGCTGAAGGGGACCGGGCAGAGCTGA
- a CDS encoding DUF389 domain-containing protein, with translation MSGDGVPAVAVWQRWIDRFTGQWAMHLERPIDRKDLHRDRIASSLPSFGFFVLLVTSAMLASFGLLADSAAVVIGAMIVAPLMNPILSMAFAIVIGDGRLVKRSLVTLVLGVVVVVITAMLIALLLPVSIVGSEILARATPNLIDLGIAVAAGVAGAFSLTRARIANSIAGVAIAVALVPPLCVTGIGLLLGPEVGASFGQDVVSGLNLDVSQGAFLLFLANLIGITVAGSLTFLSQSYGSWRRSWQPLMAWLALMAVISGPLSFALQEFILAKRIDIELSRIAAEDAATWRQVQVRYINIDVAGRAASLDLVLNAPEGLLSDAVLARTNEALFRSLLRFGIRDLDLHLRIVPVRVKDFRDSLSEPGNS, from the coding sequence ATGAGCGGGGATGGTGTGCCTGCTGTGGCCGTCTGGCAGCGATGGATCGACCGCTTCACCGGTCAGTGGGCCATGCATCTGGAGCGCCCGATCGATCGGAAGGACCTGCATCGCGACCGCATCGCCTCGTCGCTGCCGTCCTTCGGGTTCTTCGTGCTGCTGGTGACCTCGGCCATGCTCGCCAGCTTCGGGCTGCTGGCCGACAGCGCGGCTGTGGTGATCGGGGCAATGATCGTCGCCCCGCTGATGAATCCGATCCTCAGCATGGCCTTCGCCATCGTCATCGGCGATGGACGGCTGGTGAAGCGCTCGCTGGTGACCCTGGTGCTCGGGGTGGTGGTGGTGGTGATCACCGCGATGCTGATCGCCCTGCTGCTGCCGGTGTCCATCGTGGGCTCGGAGATCCTGGCCCGCGCCACACCCAACCTCATTGATCTGGGGATCGCCGTTGCCGCCGGCGTGGCCGGGGCCTTCTCCCTCACGCGCGCCCGCATCGCCAATTCCATCGCCGGTGTGGCCATCGCCGTGGCCCTGGTGCCACCCCTGTGCGTGACCGGAATCGGCCTGCTGCTCGGTCCCGAGGTGGGGGCGAGCTTCGGTCAGGACGTGGTCAGCGGCCTCAATCTCGATGTCTCCCAGGGGGCCTTTCTTCTCTTCCTGGCCAACCTGATCGGCATCACCGTTGCCGGTTCGCTCACCTTCCTCAGCCAGTCCTACGGGAGCTGGCGCCGGTCCTGGCAGCCGCTGATGGCCTGGCTGGCGCTGATGGCCGTGATCAGCGGGCCGCTCAGCTTCGCCCTGCAGGAGTTCATCCTGGCCAAGCGGATCGACATCGAACTCTCCCGCATCGCCGCTGAGGACGCCGCCACCTGGCGGCAGGTGCAGGTGCGCTACATCAACATCGATGTGGCGGGTCGCGCCGCCAGCCTCGATCTGGTGCTCAATGCCCCCGAGGGACTGCTCAGCGATGCCGTGCTCGCCCGCACCAATGAAGCGCTGTTCCGCTCGCTGCTGCGCTTCGGGATCCGGGATCTGGATCTGCACCTGCGCATCGTGCCGGTCCGGGTGAAGGACTTCCGCGACAGCCTCTCGGAGCCCGGGAATTCTTGA